One genomic segment of Falco cherrug isolate bFalChe1 chromosome 13, bFalChe1.pri, whole genome shotgun sequence includes these proteins:
- the CFAP36 gene encoding cilia- and flagella-associated protein 36, whose translation MAAEEEGDVEWVVDTIAGFLQGPAWSIPILEFMEQKCEVFDDEEESKLSYTEIYKEYQALVEKLLEDYLKEVGINEEKFQEAFSSPLAKTRTSQAILQTVLAAEDFRLFKKMMVQKNIEMQLQAIRIIKERNGVLPDCLTEGSDVFSEIEEEEMKILREVLRKSKEEYEIEQERKRTEEARGKLKSPDVSYSSPGDSREAIKVKESMEGADDSEGTPKLPLEESQKYAREDLKPVRPLPKGTESLPQPSCTKGKDDIKKRSAGKCSENAAQKAGMEGPNLSELEKQQLKQREDYLKKKRDMLMATKKESRNNVLSPSNSEQKEEESSPKEEMSEEKQRLLQKRKMLAEKLKEEVINKR comes from the exons ATGGCGGCGGAGGAGGAGGGCGACGTGGAGTGGGTGGTGGACACCATCGCCGGGTTCCTGCAGGGGCCCGCCTGGTCCATCCCCATCCTGGAGTTCATGGAGCAGAAGTGCGAGG tttttgatgatgaagaagaaagcaagttGTCTTACACAGAAATTTATAAGGAGTACCAAGCTCTG GTTGAAAAATTATTAGAAGACTATCTTAAAGAAGTTGGAATTAATGAAGAGAAATTTCAAGAGGCTTTTTCATCTCCTCTTGCAAAGACACGCACTTCACAg GCCATTTTGCAAACAGTGTTGGCAGCAGAAGATTTtagactatttaaaaaaatgatggtacagaaaaatattgaaatgcaATTGCAAGCTATTAGAatcattaaagaaagaaatg GTGTGTTGCCCGACTGTTTGACAGAGGGTTCTGATGTATTCAGTGAAattgaagaagaagaaatgaagatacTGAGGGAGGTTCTAAG AAAATCTAAGGAAGAATATGAAAtagagcaagaaagaaagaggactgAAGAA gCACGTGGTAAACTTAAATCACCAGATGTTAGCTACAGTTCTCCAGGAGATTCAAGAGAAGCCATAAAAGTGAAGGAGTCCATGGAGGGAGCTGATGATTCTGAAGGAACTCCAAAACTTCCATTAG AGGAATCTCAGAAATATGCAAGGGAGGACTTAAAACCAGTGCGGCCATTACcaaaaggaacagaaagctTACCTCAGCCATCTTGTACCAAAGGGAAAGACGACATTAAGAAAAGGTCAGCtggaaaatgttcagaaaatgcAGCGCAAAAGGCTGGGATGGAAGGACCT aatTTGTCAGAActtgaaaaacagcagctgaagcaacGAGAGGACTACCTGAAGAAGAAACGAGACATGCTGATGGCTACAAAGAAAGAGTCAAGAAATAATGTACTGTCACCATCAAACTCTgagcagaaagaagaggaatCGTCTCCTAAGGAG GAAATGtcagaagagaagcaaaggttactgcagaagaggaaaatgcttgcagaaaaactgaaagaagaagTTATTAATAAGCGGTAA